One window of the Calonectris borealis chromosome 36, bCalBor7.hap1.2, whole genome shotgun sequence genome contains the following:
- the CHRNB1 gene encoding acetylcholine receptor subunit beta: MAPHGAPAAALLLLGIALAAGAGPPPGPPPEERLLRALLARYRPGVRPAAAGPGGRPVVGVGLELAQLVSLNEKHEELTTKVYLNLSWRDPRLQWDPRAYGGLGVLRVPAQHLWLPDVGLENNNDGEFGVSLGVPAVVTPDGSVRWRPPALYRSRCPIRVSHFPFDWQNCSLVFRSGSYGPQELGLRLAGGGPGGDPEAGGAQATLPPDFQGVPGVAENGQWALCHRSGRHHGGPAHEDVTFYLVLRRKPLFYIVTVLVPCVLVALLAVGVFYLPPDAGEKMTLSLFALLTLTVFLLLLADKVPATSLAVPLIGRYLTGTLVLLTLCVILSVGVLNLHHRSPATHAMPPWAHRLRAAAAAVGFIARHLREQQQDQEGRERWRAAALALDRLLLGAFLALTGGCALGTGLDAALHRPPPRPFP, encoded by the exons ATGGCGCCCCAcggagcccccgccgccgccctcctcctcctcggcatCGCCCTTG CAGCGGgcgcggggccccccccgggccccccccccgaGGAGCGGCTGCTGCGGGCGCTGCTGGCCCGGTACCGGCCCGGGGttcgcccggcggcggcgggacccggCGGGCGGCCGGTGGTGggggtggggctggagctggcgcAGCTCGTCAGCCTG aaTGAGAAGCACGAGGAGCTGACCACCAAGGTCTACCTCAACCTG AGCTGGCGGGACCCCCGGCTGCAGTGGGACCCCCGTGCttacggggggctgggggtgctgcgggtGCCGGCCCAGCACCTCTGGCTGCCGGACGTGGGGCTGGAGAACAA caatgaCGGGGAGttcggggtgtccctgggggtcccgGCCGTCGTCACCCCTGACGGCTCCGTGCGCTGGCGGCCCCCCGCGCTCTACCGCAGCCGCTGCCCCATCCGG gtcTCGCACTTCCCCTTCGACTGGCAGAACTGCTCCCTCGTCTTCCGCTCGGGCTCCTACGgcccccaggagctggggctgcgcctggcgggggggggccccgggggggacCCCGAGGCCGGGGGGGCCCAGGCCACCCTGCCCCCCGACTTCCAGG GGGTCCCTGGCGTCGCAGAGAACGGGCAGTGGGCCCTGTGCCACCGCTCGGGCCGGCACCACGGCGGCCCCGCGCACGAGGACGTCACCTTCTACCTGGTGCTGCGCCGGAAGCCGCTCTTCTACATCGTCACCGTCCTCGTGCCCTGCGTCCTCGTGGCGCTGCTGGCCGTCGGCGTCTTCTACCTGCCCCCCGACgccg GGGAGAAGATGACGCTGTCGCTGTTCGCGCTGCTGACGCTGAcggtgttcctgctgctgctggcggacAAGGTGCCGGCCACCTCGCTGGCGGTGCCGCTCATCGGGCGCTACCTGACGGGGACCCTGGTGCTGCTGACGCTCTGCGTCATCCTCAGCGTCGGCGTCCTCAACCTGCACCACCGCTCCCCCGCCACCCACGCCATGCCGCCCTGGGCCCACCGG ctgcgagcggcggccgccgccgtcGGCTTCATCGCCCGGCACctgcgggagcagcagcaggaccagGAG GGCCGGGAGCGGTGGCGCGCGGCGGCGCTGGCCCTCGACCGCCTCCTCCTCGGGGCCTTCCTGGCGCTGACGGGCGGCTGCGCCCTGGGCACCGGCCTGGACGCCGCCCtgcaccgcccccccccgcgccccttcCCCTGA